The following are encoded together in the Acidobacteriota bacterium genome:
- the ptsP gene encoding phosphoenolpyruvate--protein phosphotransferase, producing the protein MNGPSGTPTVQETLQGAAAAPGVAIGPAVCLRGHGVQVLRVPVRSHDLDREVERFRAAVRAVEVELEATESRIAETFGSDLASIFHAHSVILRDSSFARRIDQTIREDRVNAEWAVQAVADDLGEKFAQVKSQHLRERGEDLRDVTRYLLRALAGKKSSPGVGVDFDRSVVVVSHELTPDEVLRLGRRGAVGFAIEVGGANSHTAIVARALDVPLVTGIVDITNRVADDDPVIVDGEEGRFTLHPTPETLELYGVLQRRRRQKEEVLTTAARKLPARSRDGVGVELLANVEIPEEFEDVQRFGAAGVGLYRSEFLYLEKSPDLPTEEEYLAVVRGLLEALAPRPVVVRTLDLGGSKTARGLDELEEENPVLGLRGIRLTLARTDIFRSQLRALFRAAAFGNLRIMVPMVTAVEEIRALRSLCAEVCSELTAEGTDHRRDVEIGAMVEVPATVLIARQLAAEVDFLSIGTNDLIQYALAVDRTNEQVTSLYQPLHPAVLSMIQLVVEAGRRQRVPVALCGEMAASPECVPLLLGLGLRELSMSPRNIPLAKEVVRTVDIGDAEELARRCVAASTAGEVRELLAGAHASAV; encoded by the coding sequence TTGAACGGGCCGTCCGGCACGCCGACCGTCCAGGAGACGCTGCAGGGAGCGGCCGCCGCCCCGGGCGTCGCGATCGGGCCGGCCGTGTGCCTTCGCGGTCACGGTGTCCAGGTCCTGCGCGTGCCGGTCCGCAGCCACGACCTGGACCGGGAGGTTGAACGTTTCCGCGCCGCCGTGAGGGCCGTCGAGGTCGAGCTGGAAGCCACCGAAAGCCGGATAGCGGAAACGTTCGGCAGCGATCTGGCGTCCATCTTCCATGCCCATTCGGTGATCCTGCGAGACTCCTCCTTTGCGCGCAGGATCGATCAGACGATTCGGGAAGATCGAGTCAACGCCGAGTGGGCGGTACAGGCGGTAGCCGACGACCTCGGCGAGAAGTTCGCACAGGTCAAGAGCCAGCATCTGCGCGAGCGCGGCGAAGATCTGCGCGACGTCACCCGCTACCTTCTGCGCGCCCTGGCCGGCAAGAAGAGCAGCCCCGGCGTCGGCGTGGATTTCGATCGGAGTGTCGTCGTCGTCAGCCACGAACTGACGCCGGACGAGGTGCTGCGCCTGGGCCGTCGCGGCGCCGTGGGCTTCGCGATCGAGGTCGGAGGTGCCAACTCCCACACGGCCATCGTCGCCCGCGCACTGGACGTTCCCCTGGTCACCGGCATCGTGGACATCACGAACCGCGTTGCCGATGACGATCCGGTGATCGTCGACGGGGAAGAAGGACGCTTCACGCTGCACCCGACGCCTGAGACCCTCGAGCTCTACGGGGTCCTACAGCGCCGCCGCCGGCAGAAGGAAGAGGTGCTCACGACGGCGGCGAGAAAACTCCCGGCAAGAAGCCGCGACGGCGTCGGAGTCGAGCTGCTCGCCAATGTGGAGATCCCCGAGGAGTTCGAGGACGTGCAGCGCTTCGGTGCGGCCGGCGTCGGTCTCTACAGGAGCGAGTTCCTCTACCTCGAGAAGAGTCCGGATCTGCCCACGGAGGAGGAGTACCTGGCCGTCGTCAGGGGGCTCCTCGAAGCTCTGGCGCCTCGGCCGGTGGTGGTCCGTACGCTCGACCTGGGCGGAAGCAAGACTGCGCGCGGCCTTGACGAGCTGGAGGAGGAGAACCCGGTTCTTGGTCTGCGCGGCATCCGGCTTACTCTGGCTCGCACCGACATCTTCCGCAGCCAGTTGCGTGCCCTGTTTCGCGCGGCTGCTTTCGGCAATCTGCGCATCATGGTTCCGATGGTGACGGCGGTGGAGGAGATCCGGGCGCTGCGCAGCCTCTGTGCGGAAGTCTGCTCGGAGCTGACGGCCGAAGGAACCGACCACCGGCGGGACGTCGAGATCGGCGCCATGGTCGAGGTGCCGGCGACGGTTCTGATCGCCCGTCAACTCGCCGCCGAGGTGGACTTCCTGTCGATCGGCACGAACGACCTGATCCAGTACGCGCTGGCGGTCGACCGGACGAACGAGCAGGTGACCAGCCTCTACCAGCCCTTGCATCCGGCCGTTCTGAGCATGATTCAGCTCGTCGTCGAGGCCGGCCGGCGCCAGAGGGTGCCGGTGGCCCTCTGCGGCGAAATGGCCGCCAGCCCCGAGTGCGTGCCCTTGCTGCTTGGCCTGGGCCTGCGTGAACTCTCGATGAGTCCGCGGAACATTCCGCTGGCCAAGGAGGTCGTCCGCACGGTGGACATCGGCGACGCGGAGGAGCTCGCCAGACGCTGTGTCGCCGCATCGACCGCCGGCGAAGTCCGGGAACTTCTCGCCGGGGCTCACGCGTCCGCGGTCTAG
- a CDS encoding ParB/RepB/Spo0J family partition protein, with amino-acid sequence MARIEPDPDQPRRELGSLDGLTASIRARGVLEPILARPIDQVGPDGGTYRRYRIISGERRFRAARQAGLSEIPLIEMEVSPRDALEIALVENLQRADLTPFEEAEGLRALVERHGYTHDRVASAVGRSRVSVTESLGLLRMPGAARETAAELGVASSKSILLEVMKLGSEASMIRMLERIAEHGLTRAEIRAEIRKRRSLADEHEAEAAAAETGATRQEAGMKAHVFRFRSGDGRFSVSLSFRQEVVEENDLILALEELLAELRRGRDEPGA; translated from the coding sequence GTGGCCCGAATTGAGCCCGACCCGGATCAGCCTCGGCGCGAACTCGGAAGCCTGGACGGCCTGACCGCCTCGATTCGCGCCAGAGGCGTGCTAGAACCGATCCTGGCGCGGCCGATCGACCAGGTCGGCCCGGACGGGGGGACCTACCGCCGGTACCGGATCATCTCCGGTGAACGCCGCTTCCGCGCGGCGCGGCAGGCCGGACTCAGCGAGATTCCGTTGATCGAGATGGAGGTCTCTCCCCGAGACGCCCTCGAAATCGCCCTGGTCGAGAACCTCCAGCGAGCCGATCTGACGCCGTTCGAGGAAGCCGAGGGCCTGAGAGCCCTGGTCGAACGCCATGGCTACACGCACGATCGGGTCGCTTCCGCGGTCGGCCGGTCCCGGGTCAGTGTCACGGAATCCCTCGGGCTCCTGCGCATGCCCGGAGCCGCGCGCGAAACCGCCGCCGAGCTCGGCGTGGCGTCGAGCAAGTCCATTCTGCTCGAGGTGATGAAGCTGGGCTCGGAGGCTTCGATGATCCGGATGCTGGAACGGATCGCGGAGCACGGCCTGACGCGCGCGGAGATTCGCGCCGAGATCCGGAAACGGCGATCCCTCGCGGATGAGCACGAAGCAGAGGCGGCCGCGGCCGAAACGGGCGCCACCAGGCAGGAAGCCGGGATGAAGGCTCACGTGTTCCGGTTTCGGTCGGGCGATGGCCGGTTCAGCGTGTCTCTCAGCTTTAGGCAGGAGGTCGTGGAAGAGAACGACCTCATCTTGGCTCTCGAGGAGCTTTTGGCCGAGCTTCGCCGGGGCCGGGACGAGCCGGGAGCCTAG
- the rapZ gene encoding RNase adapter RapZ translates to MPVRLFVITGLSGSGKSTVARCFEDLGYHCIDNLPLPLLRHLVREPAAAAPSLDAIALVTDVRTPGLAEELPRLLDEADPAVVEPVLLFLDSSDGVLVRRYSETRRRHPLTTAGERVIDGIRRERRQLAELRGRASRVLDTTDSTIHELRALIYNEFAASDAGGLTVNIVSFGFKFGVPSGADLMFDVRFLPNPYFVAELREKPGTDAEVQRFLHGHTAFGELVGRLEDLLAYLLPRFRDEKRSYLTVGIGCTGGRHRSVAVSEAVADRLAAGSWQIRLQHRDVERHRTAAIADP, encoded by the coding sequence TTGCCGGTTCGCCTGTTCGTCATCACGGGGCTTTCCGGCTCGGGCAAGAGCACGGTGGCCCGCTGCTTCGAGGATCTGGGCTATCACTGCATCGACAACCTGCCGCTGCCCCTGCTGCGCCACCTCGTCCGCGAACCGGCCGCCGCCGCACCCTCCCTCGATGCGATCGCCCTGGTCACGGACGTTCGCACTCCCGGTCTGGCCGAGGAGTTACCCCGACTCCTGGACGAGGCGGATCCGGCAGTAGTCGAACCGGTACTCCTGTTCCTCGACAGCTCCGACGGCGTCCTCGTCCGGCGCTACTCGGAGACCCGGCGGCGTCATCCCCTGACGACGGCGGGGGAGCGGGTCATCGACGGCATTCGCCGGGAGCGCCGGCAACTCGCCGAGCTGCGGGGTAGAGCCTCCCGGGTTCTTGACACGACGGATTCGACCATTCACGAACTTCGAGCCCTCATCTACAACGAGTTCGCCGCCAGCGACGCCGGCGGACTGACGGTCAACATCGTCAGTTTCGGCTTCAAGTTCGGCGTTCCTTCAGGCGCCGACCTGATGTTCGACGTCCGATTCCTGCCGAATCCCTACTTCGTGGCGGAGTTGCGGGAGAAGCCCGGCACGGACGCGGAAGTCCAGCGCTTCCTGCATGGACACACGGCGTTCGGCGAACTCGTCGGTCGCCTCGAGGATCTCCTCGCCTACCTCCTGCCCAGGTTTCGCGACGAGAAGCGGAGCTACCTGACAGTCGGGATCGGCTGTACCGGCGGCCGGCACCGATCGGTTGCGGTCTCCGAAGCCGTGGCGGATCGTCTCGCGGCGGGTTCCTGGCAGATCCGCCTGCAGCATCGCGACGTCGAGCGGCACCGGACAGCCGCCATCGCCGACCCATGA
- a CDS encoding bifunctional nuclease family protein, protein MTADEVKAQSTRGESEDRKIPAEVHGLMMEPNSNQPIVILRLHEHDPEESSVVPIWIGIFEAGAIQLAIEGRDPGRPMTHDLLKNALDLVGAEVIEVVVRAIEGNTFLAVVELVERTGEHRLLDARPSDAIALALRAGAPLFVRQSVADLARVKQSDQSDGAGQTPTAGADEKKMKKWLEELDPKALGKYEM, encoded by the coding sequence ATGACGGCGGACGAGGTCAAGGCTCAGTCGACCCGCGGGGAATCCGAGGACCGGAAGATCCCGGCCGAGGTTCACGGCCTGATGATGGAGCCGAACTCCAACCAGCCGATCGTGATCCTGCGCCTGCACGAGCATGACCCGGAAGAGAGCTCCGTCGTTCCGATCTGGATCGGGATCTTTGAGGCGGGCGCCATCCAGCTCGCGATCGAGGGCCGCGATCCCGGCCGGCCGATGACTCACGACCTGCTGAAGAACGCTCTCGACCTGGTGGGTGCCGAGGTCATCGAGGTGGTCGTGAGAGCGATCGAGGGAAACACGTTTCTGGCGGTGGTCGAGCTCGTCGAACGAACCGGCGAGCATCGCCTTCTCGATGCAAGGCCCAGCGACGCCATTGCCCTCGCCCTGCGCGCCGGTGCGCCACTCTTCGTCCGGCAATCCGTGGCCGATCTCGCGCGCGTCAAGCAGTCCGACCAGAGCGATGGCGCCGGCCAGACCCCCACGGCGGGAGCGGACGAGAAGAAGATGAAGAAGTGGCTGGAGGAACTCGACCCGAAGGCGTTGGGAAAGTACGAGATGTAG
- the lptB gene encoding LPS export ABC transporter ATP-binding protein: MTEPSASRHRIRTQDVRKVYRGRPVVQDVSIEVAQGEVVGLLGPNGAGKTTTFYIVVGLTRPDQGRVFFDDTEITDLPMYLRAQQGISYLPQEPSVFRRLSVEGNLRAVFETLGLRRAEQRRRMNQLIADFDLVAVRRSRGNQLSGGERRRLEIARALAIGPSFILLDEPFAGIDPIAVLDIQAIVRQLRDMGIGVLITDHNVRETLRITDRAYIINDGRILRTGTPAELSADETVRKIYLGAEFSL, translated from the coding sequence GTGACGGAACCGTCCGCATCCCGCCACCGCATCCGCACCCAGGACGTGCGGAAGGTGTACCGGGGCAGGCCCGTCGTCCAGGACGTGTCGATCGAGGTCGCCCAGGGAGAGGTCGTCGGGTTGCTCGGGCCCAACGGCGCCGGCAAGACGACGACCTTCTACATCGTCGTCGGACTGACTCGACCGGACCAGGGCCGGGTGTTCTTCGATGACACCGAGATTACCGACCTGCCCATGTACCTCCGGGCGCAGCAGGGCATCAGCTATCTCCCGCAGGAGCCATCCGTGTTCCGGCGACTGTCGGTCGAAGGCAACCTCCGCGCCGTGTTCGAGACCCTCGGTCTTCGCCGCGCCGAGCAGCGGCGCCGGATGAACCAGCTGATCGCCGACTTCGATCTCGTCGCGGTGCGGCGCTCAAGGGGGAATCAGCTCTCTGGGGGCGAACGACGTCGCCTGGAGATCGCCCGCGCGCTGGCGATCGGCCCCAGCTTCATCCTTCTCGACGAGCCGTTCGCCGGAATCGATCCGATCGCCGTTCTCGACATCCAGGCGATCGTGCGTCAACTTCGGGACATGGGCATCGGGGTCCTGATCACCGACCACAACGTCCGCGAGACCCTCAGAATCACCGACCGCGCCTACATCATCAACGACGGCAGGATCCTTCGCACCGGCACTCCGGCGGAGTTGTCGGCGGATGAAACAGTCCGCAAGATCTACCTCGGCGCCGAGTTCAGTCTCTGA
- the rpoN gene encoding RNA polymerase factor sigma-54, translated as MLQQRLSLKLAQRLVMTPSLQQAIKLLQMTRLELQGVLNQEMVENPMLEDVGDQEDSEDAEEQGPEEEPSMLDIDLDAYFNDYLGSESTAPNTFETREAVPFENSISRDPDLYDHLLWQLRFSDAKPPLRDIAELVIGNLDADGFLRASIEELQLLGARPAEVERYRAEVTIAREMAEAFSANHSGNGNAAAAPGNEGTEPGHDPVPVPGYPAEYVNRALDLVRTFDPPGIAWGTLPECLLAQLEARGETGSLAYRIVDECWELLARRQFRLIARRLRMPLPALEAPVEAIKALETRPGRLFSHERTEYVEPDVVAVKTGGEWAIQLNDDGLPKLRISRAYRTMLQRIQREEGEAEAREFLKDKMRSAMWLMKSLDQRQRTIYKVAESILRQQRGFFDHGIDELRPMVLRDVADDIGMHESTVSRVVSNKYIHTPRGLYPMKFFFHSGIDCDQGREISSLTVKRKLRHLIGDEDGRRPLSDSALTRQLQREGINIARRTVAKYRDELGIPSSNDRKQIF; from the coding sequence GTGCTCCAACAGAGGCTCTCGCTCAAGCTGGCCCAGCGGCTGGTGATGACGCCGTCCCTGCAGCAGGCGATCAAGTTGCTGCAGATGACGCGGCTGGAGCTTCAGGGCGTCCTCAACCAGGAAATGGTGGAGAACCCGATGCTCGAGGATGTCGGGGACCAGGAAGACTCCGAAGACGCAGAGGAACAGGGCCCGGAAGAAGAGCCGTCGATGCTGGACATCGATCTCGACGCCTACTTCAACGACTACCTGGGGTCCGAGTCGACCGCCCCGAACACCTTCGAGACGAGAGAAGCTGTTCCCTTCGAGAACAGCATCAGCCGGGATCCGGACCTCTACGACCACCTGCTCTGGCAGTTGCGTTTTTCCGATGCGAAGCCGCCGCTACGGGACATCGCGGAACTGGTGATCGGGAACCTGGATGCGGACGGGTTCCTCCGTGCCTCGATCGAGGAACTCCAGCTCCTCGGTGCCCGACCCGCTGAGGTCGAGCGCTACCGGGCGGAGGTCACGATTGCCCGGGAGATGGCCGAGGCCTTCTCGGCCAACCACTCCGGAAACGGAAACGCCGCCGCGGCGCCGGGGAACGAAGGGACGGAACCCGGACACGATCCCGTGCCGGTACCCGGATATCCGGCCGAGTACGTGAACCGCGCACTGGACCTGGTACGGACCTTCGATCCTCCGGGGATCGCCTGGGGCACGCTGCCCGAGTGCCTGCTGGCTCAACTCGAGGCCCGGGGCGAAACCGGGAGCCTGGCGTATCGCATCGTCGATGAGTGCTGGGAACTGCTCGCGCGGCGCCAGTTTCGCCTGATCGCGCGACGTCTCCGCATGCCGCTGCCGGCCCTTGAGGCGCCCGTGGAGGCGATCAAGGCCCTCGAGACCCGTCCGGGCCGGCTCTTCTCACACGAGCGTACGGAGTACGTCGAGCCGGACGTCGTCGCCGTGAAGACGGGAGGGGAGTGGGCGATCCAGTTGAACGACGACGGCCTGCCGAAGCTGCGTATCAGCCGGGCGTACCGGACGATGCTGCAGCGCATTCAGCGCGAGGAAGGCGAGGCCGAGGCCCGTGAGTTCCTGAAGGACAAGATGCGTTCAGCCATGTGGCTGATGAAGAGCCTGGACCAGCGGCAGAGAACGATCTACAAAGTGGCGGAGTCGATCCTGCGACAGCAGCGTGGTTTCTTCGACCACGGCATCGACGAACTACGCCCCATGGTCCTGCGCGATGTTGCCGACGACATCGGAATGCACGAGTCGACGGTCAGTCGCGTCGTCTCGAACAAGTACATCCATACGCCGCGGGGTCTGTACCCGATGAAGTTCTTCTTCCACAGCGGCATCGACTGCGACCAGGGAAGGGAGATCTCCTCCTTGACGGTCAAACGGAAACTCCGGCACCTGATCGGCGACGAGGACGGCCGCAGACCGCTCTCCGACTCGGCCTTGACGCGACAACTCCAGCGGGAGGGGATTAACATCGCCCGGCGCACAGTCGCCAAGTACCGGGATGAACTTGGTATTCCGTCATCGAACGACCGCAAGCAGATTTTCTGA
- a CDS encoding PTS sugar transporter subunit IIA — translation MDLASLAKPQLIFPDFEAKNRDGALRALTERICRILGLADPDVVLSALREREELGSTALGDGLAVPHGRIRGLRDIVLAVAISRRGVDYGAEDGRPVRVFFVLLSPQESAGRHLKALAAVSEWMNRGGRERLLKARKPQEIYELLCANGRV, via the coding sequence ATGGATCTGGCAAGCTTGGCGAAGCCGCAACTCATCTTCCCGGACTTCGAGGCCAAGAACCGGGACGGCGCCCTGCGCGCCCTGACCGAGCGCATCTGTCGGATACTCGGACTGGCGGATCCGGACGTCGTCCTGTCGGCGCTGCGCGAGCGGGAAGAGCTGGGCTCCACCGCGCTCGGAGACGGCCTGGCCGTGCCCCACGGACGGATCCGTGGCTTGCGGGACATCGTGCTGGCGGTCGCGATTTCGCGGCGGGGCGTCGACTATGGCGCCGAGGACGGCCGGCCGGTGCGGGTCTTCTTCGTCCTGCTGTCGCCTCAGGAGAGCGCCGGCCGCCATCTCAAGGCGCTTGCGGCCGTGTCGGAGTGGATGAACCGTGGCGGCCGGGAGCGCCTGCTCAAGGCGAGAAAGCCGCAGGAGATCTACGAGCTACTGTGCGCCAACGGGCGTGTCTGA
- the miaB gene encoding tRNA (N6-isopentenyl adenosine(37)-C2)-methylthiotransferase MiaB, whose translation MERFYIETWGCQMNELDSQRMAGQLMQQGMLPTRALEEADLILLNSCSVREKAAQKAYSRLGEYRLLKRLRANLRIGFCGCVAQQEGEEALRRIPDLDFVVGTGRVGELGSVLGRSRNGERVLAVGFPEDRPYDFEAISRDTAHKGMVTIIEGCNKRCTFCVVPNTRGAERCRPMADILREIEHLLDYGFVEIELLGQTVNHWREPAPPLGSGRDRDFADLLNAAAVLPGLKRLRFVTSYPRDFTDRMIRAVARHENISPYLHLPVQSGSNRVLRRMGRGYTVEEYLALVDRLRAARGGLALSTDLIVGFPGESEEDFQRTLELVETVRFATVFAFKYSPRPNTAAIRLPAPDQVPREVADQRLQRVFKAQSPIQRALNEELVGAEFDLLVTGWSRRAGHQSGRTDCHRIVHFSVADRPVETGSLVRVRTLQAYDHSLMGELLASGVG comes from the coding sequence GTGGAACGCTTCTATATTGAGACGTGGGGCTGCCAGATGAATGAACTGGACAGCCAGCGCATGGCCGGGCAGTTGATGCAGCAGGGCATGCTGCCGACGCGCGCACTCGAAGAGGCCGACCTGATCCTCCTGAACTCCTGCTCGGTTCGCGAGAAGGCGGCCCAGAAGGCCTACTCCCGGCTGGGGGAGTACCGGCTGCTCAAACGGCTCCGTGCGAACCTCAGGATCGGATTCTGCGGCTGCGTGGCTCAGCAGGAGGGCGAAGAAGCGTTGCGCCGGATTCCCGATCTCGACTTCGTCGTCGGTACCGGCCGCGTAGGGGAACTCGGGTCGGTTCTCGGACGCAGCCGCAACGGAGAGCGCGTCCTGGCGGTTGGCTTCCCGGAGGACCGTCCGTACGACTTCGAGGCGATCAGCCGGGACACCGCTCACAAGGGCATGGTGACGATCATCGAGGGCTGCAACAAGCGCTGCACCTTCTGCGTCGTCCCGAACACAAGGGGAGCGGAGCGCTGCCGGCCGATGGCGGACATCCTGCGCGAGATCGAGCATCTTCTGGACTACGGCTTCGTGGAGATCGAACTCCTGGGCCAGACCGTGAACCACTGGCGCGAACCTGCGCCGCCACTCGGCAGCGGCCGGGACCGGGACTTCGCCGACCTGCTGAACGCAGCCGCCGTCCTGCCTGGCCTGAAGCGCCTGCGCTTTGTGACCTCCTATCCGCGCGACTTCACGGACCGGATGATCCGCGCCGTAGCCCGCCACGAGAACATCTCGCCCTACCTTCACCTGCCGGTGCAGTCGGGATCGAATCGCGTGCTGCGCCGGATGGGCAGGGGATACACGGTTGAGGAGTACCTCGCGCTGGTAGACCGCCTGCGAGCGGCACGCGGGGGCCTCGCACTGTCCACCGACCTGATCGTCGGTTTTCCGGGCGAGTCCGAAGAGGACTTCCAGCGCACCCTGGAGCTGGTCGAAACGGTACGTTTCGCGACGGTGTTCGCGTTCAAGTACAGCCCCAGGCCGAACACGGCGGCTATCCGGCTACCGGCGCCGGACCAGGTGCCCCGCGAGGTCGCCGACCAACGGTTGCAGCGTGTCTTCAAGGCACAGTCCCCGATCCAGCGCGCGCTGAACGAGGAACTCGTGGGCGCGGAGTTCGACCTCCTCGTTACCGGTTGGAGTCGGCGTGCCGGACACCAGTCCGGGCGAACGGACTGTCACCGGATCGTCCACTTTTCGGTCGCCGACCGGCCCGTGGAAACGGGCTCGCTGGTACGGGTCCGGACGCTTCAAGCCTACGACCACTCCCTGATGGGCGAACTTCTCGCCAGTGGCGTAGGATGA
- a CDS encoding HPr family phosphocarrier protein produces the protein MRERVVEVVNELGLHARAAARLVHRANQFQSSVVLRANGRETEAKSILGVLLLGAGPGARLTIRCRGEDEHAAMEALCDLIRARFGEEA, from the coding sequence ATGAGAGAGCGTGTCGTCGAGGTCGTCAACGAGCTGGGGCTTCATGCCCGGGCCGCGGCCAGGCTTGTGCATAGGGCGAACCAGTTCCAGTCGAGCGTGGTCCTGCGTGCCAACGGTCGCGAGACCGAGGCGAAGAGCATTCTCGGCGTCCTGCTGCTCGGTGCGGGTCCCGGCGCCAGGCTCACCATCCGCTGCCGCGGCGAGGACGAGCACGCCGCCATGGAAGCCCTTTGCGATCTGATCCGGGCCCGCTTCGGGGAGGAGGCTTGA